The following is a genomic window from Cygnus olor isolate bCygOlo1 chromosome 11, bCygOlo1.pri.v2, whole genome shotgun sequence.
ctgccaaACTGTATCTTGAAAGTTAGGCCTAATGGTTCcaattttgctgttgtttagAGATCTCTCTTTCCAGGTAAAGAAGGCAAGAGCTCTGTATTTCTTGGAATGTACAGGGCAATATTCTAATTGTAGACTTGTtcatatttctatatttatttttaaaatgtatcatCATACTTGGATTTAGTGATGTATGTCTTtctaattgatttttaaaagttagcTCTTGGAAGTGTCCTACAGAATCATGACAAAGATCCAggcagtttgctttcttttaaccTAAAGATTCATGACAGCTGTGTTTGGTGTCTAAAGTGTATGAAGATCCTCtattgttttattctttcagatGTTTAGCAATGAATTCtcttaataaatatattatcaAGTAACTtcttgaattttttgtttgaactcaaaaagaaaaatttaaccAAGACCTTAATCCTAAATCGTGACTGTGTTATATGttgtgcctctttttttttcacaactgTGTAGTATTCTTGGTTCTGAGAAATATGAAGTTGTGTatgtaaaatgagaatttctaATATAGCTGTGAAATTAGAGGGCTAGAGCCAGGTGTCACTTGAGCCTGTTACTATCCTGCGTACTGGATTTGTGTGGCATGTCTGGGGGAAATCTGACTACAGAAGTTTTGACTGTGTAGTGCTCACGAGCTTTGTACAGCATTTAATGCTTGGTTCattgctgcagccccctggaTGGGGATTGGCAGGCATTTTCCTAGGACAAACCAGCACTGTGGCGCAGAAGCTCAGCAACACGtgagttttttcttctgaagttcagcTTCTAAACTCGGCAAGCTATATTCACTGTTGCTGTAAAATGTCCTCAGCACCAAGTCTTGTTCTCTTTACAGCCACTCTAAGCAATGCTATACAAAGCTTAGCTCCGTGAAAGGACATACCAGACAAGGAGAATTCGGAAGTTCCTTTCCACACGGAATCCAAATCATTCTAGACATGAACTTCCATGAATAGTTCTCAAGCTATCAACAGTTGGAAATCACTCAGTGACAAGTCCATGGCTTCCTTCAACTTGACTGTGACTGGTGGTAGTATTGACAGGGCTGTGTAGTTTAGTTTAAGAATATAAgtgaaatacatacaaaaaaaatagtactttgtatcatttgttaaaagaaataGGCAGCCTGTGAATAGCAAGTATTTAGAGAAGAAAGCTGATCTTACTTGTTTGCTCCACATACGGCAATAATGTGAGTGCTGTAAGCACAGTTATATGTAGTAGGATAACAGCAGGAGTACTTTATTACAACACGCAAACTAGTTTGTCTATTTTAATCCAGTATCCAATCCAAAAGGCACTGGCTAACAAAAGgtagagggaagaaaggagataAAGTATAGCCCCGAAAACTGCTCTGTAACATGCTGAagacaaatacaattttttcgAAGGTCAAAATGAGCCTCTGGTAAAGAAACCCTAGAACAACCCTTCCAGAACTGGctttgcagaagcaaagcaTGAGGCAGGTGCACCTGTTTTAAGATGGAGACAAGGAACCAAGTGCAGTGCCCAAAGCAGATCAAGCGCTAAtgcaaaggaaggagaggatgTCTACTGAGCCCCTTACAAACCAGCTCTTTGCATGATACTTGCAAAGAATTGTCTCTCCAAGCCACAACATCTGCTCagacttttttctccctgcaagcCTTGGGAAGGCTTTGCCAAGTGTTTTGCACCGGTGTTCTAAGCTCTTTCATTAGGATATCCAGGTTTCTCAAATAAACAATTAGTCTTTAGTACAGGATGAAGCTACATTTACATTCTAATGGTCTAGTTCCTATAGCTACAAGCCAAATAAGAGCCAAATAATCTCTCTTCAAACAGTGGCAGGAAGTTACTGGTGGCTGAATCAAGTGTTCTGACCACACCCAGGATACTGGACACTTTTCCAAGTACTTTTCCCACTCTTAAAAGCAAACTTGAGAAGATTATTTTTCCGAGCTACTAATACCAAATACCAGAGACAGCAGTAGCACCTTTAGCTACTAGCTGTGCAGTGAATAAGCCTGGATTGTTGTAACTGACCAGTTTCTGAGTAAGACAGTTTGACAAAGTATCTGAATTAgaatattacttttatttgtttttaatcagtttaaCAGAGTTTGAATTTGTGTGCGTCAAAATAAGTCTTCAAGAATTGATAAAATAACTGTACCACATGGTGTCTGCATTCCACAAGGAGAAGGAACATACTGTTACTGGTAGGAGCAGCACTAGCTTGTTACTGTACCATTAAAGAAATTGCGGAGGAGACTTCATATCCCTTTCCATTTTATAAGTAAGTTATTAAACTCCTACTCTTCAAAGATAACTTGAAAGCAGAAAGTGGACTTAAGCTGATCTATGAAGTTactgtgggggaaaaagaaaataaaactaatttaaaaatattagttttttaTTACAAGTAATGTGGACTAATTATTACCATACAGTTTGTGGAACAGTAGAAGGACAATTAGCTGCTATGCTGAAAGAGCAAGTAGAAAATACTTCACTGTTTCAGTCAGACTGACAGTACTTAAGAACAGCACCAGTAGGAACAAAGAGAGGCTCCCTTGCTACTGCACTTAAAATGAGGTCAACAGTGCAATATCTGCTTCTCCCAGTGTAAGAACACTTACATCTATCAGTCACATTTCTAGGAAGTGTACGTCTGGTGGTCTGTGTAACTGAGAACATAGCAGCTGAATGCCTGGAGACAATCCTGGACACATCTGTGCTCACTGCATATCTTAAAATTCCCAGTTAAAGCAGATGAGGTTATAATATAATCATTGGTTTAGCAACCAGCCTCCGTGGCCTGGTTTTATATTTCAGCAACTGGAAATTAGAACAGACAAATTATTGCTTTTACTATGTTAAATTAGTCTGACTTGATTAATGACTTTTCCCATCCATGTGTAAAGATGTAATAAGCTACACATTaggttttaaacacaaaatggaTTATGCTACATATCTGTGCAGcaagttttcattcttttaacaTCTAATTCAAAATCTGCCAAGCTTCTGATATTCATGTCTTCAAGGGTAACTTCCCCAGACTCCCCGAGTCTTGCGTATCATACGGATCATATCCATACATAGGAGAACATGAAAATCTGTAGGCAAATTTTAtatgaatgaagaagaaattccTGAGTCTGTATTATAAACcatccttgatttttttttctctcaagaatctgattcctcctcctcttcttcttcctcttcatgaTCTTGAAGACTTAGCTGTAATTCAGTTTGATTGATAGCAGCCTCGTTGTCCATCTGCCCAAGAGTCTGTTACAATAAAAGAATTTAACTCACCAGTTATCAAAATCAGCAGCAATACCAAATGCTTCTCACACCACTATTGAAAGTGAGTGGTGACAGTGTCTGTTAGAGATCTTGGTACTAGAACCGTCGGCTGCAAGAGCCCATCGAAGCAAAGAGCATCAGTTCTCCATAAAAGAGTTTCAACCCATTCAACCTATACTTTAGGTAAAGGTTCAGATGATACCTGTACCTCCATCCCCTACGATCAGATGGCTAAAACACTGTGTCACAGTTAAGAGTAGTAGACACAATGCTTAATAAGCCTCGTATACTTACATACTGCGAAGTGAAGGTATACCCAACCCTTCTGGAAACAACACGCTGCTTTCAGGGTTGGGAAAACCCCTTTGGACTTACCTTAAACCATAACAAACGGGACAGATTTTACAGCTGGGCCTTTCAACCAACAGCAAGCATAAAGAAGCTCAACCGGCCGGGGAAAAAAACGACCACTACACAACCGAAAAGGGCACACATTCAGGGGGCCCAGCTTTCCGCTCGGGCCCCTTCCACCCATCCCAGGGCCGAGCACTGCCCTCACCTCCTGGCTCTCCGCAGCGGCTGCCGCCGGGACGGCCGCGTCCTCCTCCCTGGATCTTATCATCGACTGCAGCGCCAGCTCTTCCACCTGCGAACACGGGGACAGAAAAGCCTTTACACCGTTACTTCTCGGACTCTACCACACAGAAATGAGGTATTTCTGAATGACTGACAGCAGCCGAAGCCGCGCTTCAGCCCTCGGTGTGTGAGGGGCCACCAGCCCGGCGGTtactgcctgcagcagcccccaaaTCCCAACCAAGCCCCGGGGAACGAGCAAACCCCTCGGGGCCGCAGCCAGCCGCCAGGACGCCGCCGCCCCCTCGCGTTATGAGGAGAAGGCCCAGCACCGGGCGGGCCGGgcccgctgccgcccgcccaGCGCCGCGTTCCggccgctccgctccgccccgcgccgcccggtGCCCGCCGACCTTGAGGCGGGTGAGCTGGTCGTGCAGCGCCGCCTTCACCCGCAGCAGCGTCTCCTCCTCCTTGCGCAGCTCCTGCAGGCGGCTCAGCATCCTGCccagccgcccgcccgccccgccgccccggccccctgGCGGCGACTGCGCGaggccccggcccctcccggcccctcccggcccggccccggcagcgcccCCGTGAGCGCGGGCGGAGCCGCCGCAGCCGGCGGCCGAGGCCTCGCGTGACGTCACGGCCCGCCGCCATTTGCAGCCCCaagcgggagcggggccggg
Proteins encoded in this region:
- the SNAPC5 gene encoding snRNA-activating protein complex subunit 5, with protein sequence MLSRLQELRKEEETLLRVKAALHDQLTRLKVEELALQSMIRSREEDAAVPAAAAAESQETLGQMDNEAAINQTELQLSLQDHEEEEEEEEESDS